One genomic window of Coffea eugenioides isolate CCC68of chromosome 1, Ceug_1.0, whole genome shotgun sequence includes the following:
- the LOC113782456 gene encoding laccase-4-like, whose protein sequence is MQVMVTNTTRLCSTKPAVTVNGLFPGPTIFANEDDDLLVKVVNQVQYNLTIHWHGIKQLRSGWADGPAFITQCPIQPGQTYVYNFTITDQRGTLWWHAHIGWLRATVHGALVILPKLGVPYPFPHPDSEVVIILAEWWKSDIETLINSAMKEGLPFQVSDAYTINGQSRPISNCSSEGGFSFPVEPGKKYMLRIINAALNEELFFKIAGHSLTVVEVDATYVKPFKTGTIFITPGQTTNAILEADLGTGNYLMAASPFMAEPIPIDYTAATATVHYSGTQSSAATTLTDLPPRNATPLATAFVDSLKSLNSQRYPARVPLTVDHSLLFTMGLGFNPCATCIHGSRIAAYFNNISFIRPEISLLNAHFFNISGVFADDFPGNPPIRYNYTGEQPTNLRTMEGTRLYRLAFNSTVQLVLQDTAMITPENHPIHLHGMNFFVVGRGLGNFDPEKDPSNFNLVDPVERNTVGVPSGGWVAVRFRADNPGVWFMHCHLESHTLVGLEMAFVVDNGQGPNQSVRPPPRDLPSC, encoded by the exons ATGCAGGTGATGGTGACGAACACTACAAGACTCTGCTCAACTAAGCCTGCAGTTACAGTTAACGGGCTTTTCCCGGGTCCAACAATCTTTGCCAATGAAGACGACGACCTGCTCGTCAAGGTTGTCAACCAGGTCCAGTACAATTTGACCATCCACTG GCACGGAATAAAGCAACTTCGCAGCGGATGGGCGGACGGGCCGGCATTCATAACCCAATGTCCAATTCAACCAGGGCAAACTTACGTGTACAACTTCACAATCACAGACCAGAGAGGAACGCTCTGGTGGCACGCTCATATTGGCTGGCTCAGGGCCACCGTCCACGGCGCACTTGTTATCCTGCCTAAACTTGGCGTGCCCTACCCTTTTCCCCACCCGGATAGCGAAGTGGTCATCATTTTAG CTGAATGGTGGAAGTCAGATATCGAGACGCTGATCAATAGCGCAATGAAAGAAGGCCTTCCATTTCAGGTTTCTGATGCATACACAATCAATGGCCAATCAAGGCCTATCTCAAATTGCTCTTCAGAAG GGGGATTTAGTTTTCCGGTGGAACCAGGCAAGAAATATATGCTGAGGATCATCAATGCTGCACTTAATGAAGAGCTCTTCTTCAAGATTGCCGGCCACAGTCTCACGGTTGTTGAGGTTGATGCAACATATGTGAAACCATTCAAAACAGGCACCATTTTCATAACGCCAGGGCAGACCACAAATGCCATTTTAGAGGCTGATCTTGGTACGGGCAACTACTTGATGGCAGCCTCACCATTCATGGCGGAGCCCATTCCTATCGACTACACGGCTGCCACTGCCACTGTGCATTATTCCGGCACCCAATCATCTGCAGCCACCACATTAACAGACCTTCCACCTAGAAATGCAACTCCTCTGGCTACAGCATTCGTCGACTCTCTGAAAAGCCTCAACTCACAAAGATACCCTGCCAGAGTCCCCTTGACCGTTGATCATTCTCTCCTTTTCACAATGGGCCTAGGCTTCAACCCCTGTGCTACTTGCATCCATGGATCGCGAATAGCTGCATACTTCAACAACATCTCATTCATCAGGCCAGAGATCTCGCTCCTTAATGCACATTTCTTTAATATCAGCGGTGTCTTCGCTGATGATTTTCCGGGGAATCCGCCAATCCGGTATAACTACACCGGCGAACAACCTACGAACCTTAGGACAATGGAAGGTACGAGGCTTTACAGACTCGCCTTTAACTCGACAGTTCAACTGGTCTTGCAAGACACGGCAATGATCACCCCGGAAAaccatccaattcatttgcacGGAATGAACTTCTTCGTCGTGGGAAGAGGTTTGGGGAATTTCGATCCAGAAAAGGATCCCAGCAACTTTAATCTTGTAGACCCTGTGGAAAGAAACACTGTTGGAGTCCCTTCTGGTGGATGGGTAGCTGTCAGATTCAGGGCTGATAATCCAG GAGTTTGGTTCATGCATTGCCATCTAGAATCACACACACTTGTGGGACTTGAGATGGCATTTGTGGTGGACAATGGGCAAGGACCAAATCAATCTGTTCGTCCACCTCCTAGAGATCTTCCCAGCTGCTAA
- the LOC113748423 gene encoding laccase-4-like isoform X1 produces MATWFQVLVLIACLLPSLVECIVREYKFNVVMANATRLCSTKPIVTVNGQFPGPTIYAREDDTVLIKVVNHVKYNLSIHWHGVRQLRTGWADGPAYITQCPIQPGQTYVYNFTITGQRGTLWWHAHILWLRATLNGALVILPKPGVPYPFPSPHEETIVILGEWWKSDVESVIKEALKSGLAPNVSDAHTINGHPGSVPNCFSKGRFRLPVDPGKKYMLRIINAALNDELFFKIAGHNLTIVEVDAAYVKPFTTDTILIAPGQTTNAIVSTDQESGKYLMAASPFMDAPIAVDNLTATATLRYSGTVSSIATTLTSLPSKNATPVATKFMDSLRSLNSQEYPAQVPLDIDHSLLFTISIGINPCATCVNGSRLAADINNISFVLPKISLLNAHFFNLSGVFTDDFPGNPLMPYNYTGKQPTNLGTMKGTRLYRLAYNSTVQLVLQDTGMISPESHPFHLHGFNFFVVGSGIGNFNPNKDPLNFNLVDPVERNTVGVPTGGWVAIRFRADNPGVWFLHCHLEVHTTWGLKMAFVVDNGRDPDESLLPPPTDLPKC; encoded by the exons ATGGCGACATGGTTTCAAGTCTTGGTGCTGATTGCTTGTTTACTTCCTTCACTGGTTGAATGCATCGTTCGTGAATACAAATTCAAT GTGGTGATGGCGAACGCCACAAGACTATGCTCAACTAAGCCCATAGTGACAGTGAATGGGCAGTTTCCCGGTCCGACGATCTATGCCAGGGAAGATGACACCGTTCTCATCAAGGTTGTCAACCACGTCAAATACAACCTCTCCATCCATTG GCATGGCGTAAGGCAGCTTCGAACGGGATGGGCCGACGGTCCAGCATACATAACGCAATGTCCAATTCAGCCAGGGCAAACCTATGTCTACAACTTCACAATCACAGGCCAGAGAGGAACACTTTGGTGGCATGCGCATATCCTATGGCTTAGGGCCACTCTCAACGGTGCACTTGTCATCCTCCCCAAGCCCGGCGTACCATACCCATTTCCCAGCCCACATGAGGAAACTATCGTCATATTAG GTGAGTGGTGGAAGTCAGATGTTGAATCGGTTATCAAAGAAGCATTGAAATCGGGCTTGGCACCTAATGTTTCCGATGCTCACACGATCAATGGCCATCCAGGGTCCGTCCCGAATTGCTTCTCTAAAG GAAGGTTCAGATTGCCGGTGGATCCAGGCAAGAAATACATGCTGAGAATCATCAATGCAGCGCTTAATGACGAACTTTTCTTCAAGATTGCTGGTCACAATCTCACAATAGTTGAGGTTGATGCAGCATATGTGAAACCATTCACAACCGACACTATTCTAATAGCACCAGGCCAGACCACCAACGCCATTGTATCCACCGATCAGGAAAGTGGCAAGTACTTAATGGCAGCTTCGCCATTTATGGACGCCCCTATTGCAGTTGATAACCTTACCGCCACTGCCACATTACGTTATTCCGGCACCGTTTCGAGTATTGCCACCACCTTGACAAGTCTGCCGTCTAAAAATGCCACCCCTGTGGCTACAAAATTTATGGACTCCCTCAGAAGCCTGAACTCGCAAGAATACCCTGCCCAGGTTCCCTTGGATATTGATCATTCTCTTCTTTTCACGATTAGCATTGGAATCAACCCTTGTGCTACTTGTGTCAATGGTAGCCGACTCGCGGCTGATATCAATAATATCAGCTTCGTCCTGCCCAAAATCTCTCTCCTGAATGCACATTTCTTTAATCTAAGTGGAGTATTCACTGATGATTTTCCAGGGAACCCGTTAATGCCGTATAATTATACGGGCAAGCAGCCTACCAACCTGGGGACTATGAAAGGAACTAGGCTATATAGACTTGCCTATAATTCCACTGTACAGTTAGTATTGCAGGATACTGGGATGATTAGCCCTGAAAGCCATCCATTTCATCTGCATGGTTTCAACTTTTTTGTGGTCGGAAGTGGTATAGGCAATTTCAACCCCAACAAGGATCCGCTTAATTTCAATCTTGTTGACCCTGTTGAAAGAAATACGGTCGGAGTGCCTACTGGTGGCTGGGTTGCCATCAGATTCCGAGCTGATAATCCGG GGGTGTGGTTCTTGCACTGTCACTTGGAAGTTCACACCACATGGGGACTTAAGATGGCATTTGTGGTGGACAATGGGAGAGATCCAGATGAATCCCTTCTACCACCACCGACAGATTTACCCAAATGTTGA
- the LOC113748423 gene encoding laccase-4-like isoform X2: MANATRLCSTKPIVTVNGQFPGPTIYAREDDTVLIKVVNHVKYNLSIHWQLRTGWADGPAYITQCPIQPGQTYVYNFTITGQRGTLWWHAHILWLRATLNGALVILPKPGVPYPFPSPHEETIVILGEWWKSDVESVIKEALKSGLAPNVSDAHTINGHPGSVPNCFSKGRFRLPVDPGKKYMLRIINAALNDELFFKIAGHNLTIVEVDAAYVKPFTTDTILIAPGQTTNAIVSTDQESGKYLMAASPFMDAPIAVDNLTATATLRYSGTVSSIATTLTSLPSKNATPVATKFMDSLRSLNSQEYPAQVPLDIDHSLLFTISIGINPCATCVNGSRLAADINNISFVLPKISLLNAHFFNLSGVFTDDFPGNPLMPYNYTGKQPTNLGTMKGTRLYRLAYNSTVQLVLQDTGMISPESHPFHLHGFNFFVVGSGIGNFNPNKDPLNFNLVDPVERNTVGVPTGGWVAIRFRADNPGVWFLHCHLEVHTTWGLKMAFVVDNGRDPDESLLPPPTDLPKC; the protein is encoded by the exons ATGGCGAACGCCACAAGACTATGCTCAACTAAGCCCATAGTGACAGTGAATGGGCAGTTTCCCGGTCCGACGATCTATGCCAGGGAAGATGACACCGTTCTCATCAAGGTTGTCAACCACGTCAAATACAACCTCTCCATCCATTG GCAGCTTCGAACGGGATGGGCCGACGGTCCAGCATACATAACGCAATGTCCAATTCAGCCAGGGCAAACCTATGTCTACAACTTCACAATCACAGGCCAGAGAGGAACACTTTGGTGGCATGCGCATATCCTATGGCTTAGGGCCACTCTCAACGGTGCACTTGTCATCCTCCCCAAGCCCGGCGTACCATACCCATTTCCCAGCCCACATGAGGAAACTATCGTCATATTAG GTGAGTGGTGGAAGTCAGATGTTGAATCGGTTATCAAAGAAGCATTGAAATCGGGCTTGGCACCTAATGTTTCCGATGCTCACACGATCAATGGCCATCCAGGGTCCGTCCCGAATTGCTTCTCTAAAG GAAGGTTCAGATTGCCGGTGGATCCAGGCAAGAAATACATGCTGAGAATCATCAATGCAGCGCTTAATGACGAACTTTTCTTCAAGATTGCTGGTCACAATCTCACAATAGTTGAGGTTGATGCAGCATATGTGAAACCATTCACAACCGACACTATTCTAATAGCACCAGGCCAGACCACCAACGCCATTGTATCCACCGATCAGGAAAGTGGCAAGTACTTAATGGCAGCTTCGCCATTTATGGACGCCCCTATTGCAGTTGATAACCTTACCGCCACTGCCACATTACGTTATTCCGGCACCGTTTCGAGTATTGCCACCACCTTGACAAGTCTGCCGTCTAAAAATGCCACCCCTGTGGCTACAAAATTTATGGACTCCCTCAGAAGCCTGAACTCGCAAGAATACCCTGCCCAGGTTCCCTTGGATATTGATCATTCTCTTCTTTTCACGATTAGCATTGGAATCAACCCTTGTGCTACTTGTGTCAATGGTAGCCGACTCGCGGCTGATATCAATAATATCAGCTTCGTCCTGCCCAAAATCTCTCTCCTGAATGCACATTTCTTTAATCTAAGTGGAGTATTCACTGATGATTTTCCAGGGAACCCGTTAATGCCGTATAATTATACGGGCAAGCAGCCTACCAACCTGGGGACTATGAAAGGAACTAGGCTATATAGACTTGCCTATAATTCCACTGTACAGTTAGTATTGCAGGATACTGGGATGATTAGCCCTGAAAGCCATCCATTTCATCTGCATGGTTTCAACTTTTTTGTGGTCGGAAGTGGTATAGGCAATTTCAACCCCAACAAGGATCCGCTTAATTTCAATCTTGTTGACCCTGTTGAAAGAAATACGGTCGGAGTGCCTACTGGTGGCTGGGTTGCCATCAGATTCCGAGCTGATAATCCGG GGGTGTGGTTCTTGCACTGTCACTTGGAAGTTCACACCACATGGGGACTTAAGATGGCATTTGTGGTGGACAATGGGAGAGATCCAGATGAATCCCTTCTACCACCACCGACAGATTTACCCAAATGTTGA
- the LOC113782650 gene encoding protein NRT1/ PTR FAMILY 8.2-like, with the protein MEADDYYTKDGTVDYRKNPADKRKTGTWKACPYILGNECSERLAYYGMSSNLMIYFTKQLNQHTADASRNLSNWSGTCYIMPLLGAFLADSYLGRYWTIASFSTIYFIGMTLLTLSASVPGLKPTCSAKDVCQPTGTQTTVCFIALYLVALGTGGIKPCVSSYGADQFDDADETEKNFKGSFFNWFYFSINIGALIASSLLVYIQLHVGWGWGFGIPAAAMAIAVVSFFSGTRIYRYQIPGGSPLTRLCQVLVASLRKHSVPLPADKSQLCEVADETSAIVGSRKLEHTDSFSFFDKAAVETESDLANESKVSAWRLCTVTQVEELKSIVRLLPVWATGIMFSAVYGQMGNLFVSQAEVMDTHLGKTSFEIPEASLTVFDTLSVIIWVPIYDTIITPFARKITGRKNGLTQLQRMGIGLVISVFAMVSAAVLEIVRLGIVKKHNLYDAELIPISVFWQIPQYFIIGCAEVFTFIGQLEFFYEQAPDSMRSLCAALSLTTTALGNYLSSFLVTIVTKASTRGGKPGWIPDNLNYGHLDYFFWLLAALSVLNFGVFLVIAQRYTYKKAVGILR; encoded by the exons ATGGAAGCAGATGACTATTACACCAAAGATGGAACAGTTGATTATCGTAAGAACCCTGCTGATAAGAGGAAAACCGGAACCTGGAAGGCCTGTCCTTACATCCTTG GAAATGAATGCAGTGAAAGATTGGCGTACTATGGAATGAGCAGCAATCTGATGATCTACTTCACAAAGCAACTCAATCAGCACACTGCTGATGCTTCAAGAAATCTCTCGAATTGGTCAGGAACATGCTATATCATGCCACTACTGGGAGCATTTCTTGCTGATTCATATCTTGGAAGATATTGGACAATCGCCAGCTTCTCAACCATCTACTTCATT GGCATGACACTTTTGACATTGTCGGCATCGGTCCCAGGCCTAAAACCCACCTGTTCTGCCAAGGATGTTTGCCAGCCAACGGGCACTCAGACAACAGTCTGCTTCATAGCACTCTACCTGGTAGCGCTAGGAACTGGAGGGATCAAGCCGTGTGTCTCATCCTATGGAGCAGATCAGTTTGATGATGCTGATGAAACTGAGAAAAACTTCAAAGGCTCTTTCTTCAATTGGTTCTATTTCAGTATCAACATTGGGGCACTAATTGCTTCATCTTTATTGGTCTATATACAATTACATGTCGGGTGGGGATGGGGGTTCGGTATACCTGCTGCGGCAATGGCAATAGCAGTGGTTTCCTTCTTTTCTGGTACCCGAATCTACCGTTATCAGATACCAGGAGGCAGTCCCTTGACTCGCTTATGCCAGGTCTTGGTGGCATCTTTGAGAAAGCATAGCGTTCCACTGCCTGCTGACAAATCTCAACTTTGTGAGGTTGCAGATGAGACAAGTGCTATTGTAGGCAGTCGCAAGCTTGAACACACAGATTCCTTCAG TTTCTTTGACAAGGCCGCAGTGGAGACAGAATCAGATCTTGCAAATGAATCAAAAGTAAGTGCATGGAGGCTTTGCACTGTGACACAGGTGGAGGAGCTGAAATCAATCGTAAGATTGCTACCTGTTTGGGCCACTGGTATTATGTTCAGTGCCGTTTATGGTCAAATGGGGAACTTATTTGTATCACAAGCCGAAGTCATGGACACCCATTTGGGAAAAACTTCATTTGAGATCCCAGAAGCATCACTCACCGTTTTTGACACACTCAGTGTCATTATCTGGGTTCCGATTTACGACACAATAATAACCCCCTTTGCCAGAAAAATTACAGGTCGCAAAAATGGCTTGACCCAGCTGCAGAGAATGGGCATCGGACTGGTCATATCAGTTTTTGCTATGGTATCTGCAGCTGTTTTAGAGATTGTTAGGCTTGGAATAGTGAAGAAACATAACCTATACGACGCAGAGCTGATTCCAATTTCAGTGTTCTGGCAGATCCCTCAGTACTTCATAATAGGTTGTGCAGAAGTGTTCACATTCATTGGACAGCTAGAGTTTTTCTACGAACAGGCACCTGATTCCATGAGAAGCTTGTGCGCTGCTCTATCGCTCACCACCACCGCACTTGGCAACTATCTGAGTTCCTTTTTAGTAACGATCGTCACAAAAGCCAGCACTAGGGGTGGCAAACCAGGATGGATACCGGACAACTTAAACTATGGTCATCTGGATTACTTCTTCTGGCTCTTGGCTGCGCTCAGTGTGCTGAACTTTGGAGTTTTTCTTGTGATTGCCCAGAGGTATACATACAAGAAGGCAGTCGGAATCCTTCGCTGA
- the LOC113774523 gene encoding protein NRT1/ PTR FAMILY 8.2-like: protein MEADDYYTKDGTVDYRKNPADKRKTGTWKACPYILGNECCERLAYYGMSSNLMIYFTNQLNQHTAEASRNVSNWSGTCYIMPLLGAFLADSYLGRYWTIASFSIIYFIGMTLLTLSASVPGLKPACSAKDVCDPTGIQTTVSFLALYLVALGTGGIKPCVSSYGADQFDDADETEKNFKSSFFNWFYFSINIGALVASSFLVYIQLHVGWGWGFGIPAAAMAIAVVSFFSGTRIYRYQIPGGSPLTRLCQVLVASLRKYNVPLPADKSQLYEVADETSAIVGSRKLEHTKAFSFFDKAAVETESDRTNESKVSAWRLCTVTQVEELKSILRLLPVWATGIIVSAVYSQMGNLFVLQAEVMDTHLGSTRFKIPEASLSVFDTLSVIVWVPIYDKIITPFARKITGQKNGLTQLQRMGIGMVISILAMVSAAVLEIVRLGIVRRHNLYDAKLIPISVFWQVPQYFIIGCAEVFIFIGQLEFFYEQAPDSIRSLCAALSLTTGSLGSYLSSLLVQIVTKASTRGGKPGWIADNLNHGHLDYFFWLLAGLGVLNFGVFLAVAQRYTYKKAVGTKLSADK, encoded by the exons ATGGAAGCAGATGACTATTACACCAAAGATGGAACAGTTGATTATCGTAAGAACCCTGCTGACAAGAGGAAAACCGGAACCTGGAAGGCCTGCCCTTACATCCTTG GAAATGAATGCTGTGAAAGATTGGCGTACTATGGAATGAGCAGCAATCTGATGATCTATTTCACAAACCAACTCAATCAGCATACCGCTGAAGCGTCAAGAAACGTCTCAAATTGGTCAGGAACATGCTATATCATGCCATTATTAGGAGCATTTCTTGCTGATTCATATCTTGGAAGATATTGGACGATCGCCAGCTTCTCAATCATCTATTTCATT GGCATGACACTTTTAACATTGTCGGCGTCCGTCCCGGGCCTAAAACCCGCCTGCTCTGCTAAAGATGTTTGCGACCCAACAGGCATTCAGACAACAGTAAGCTTCCTTGCACTCTACCTGGTAGCACTAGGAACTGGAGGGATCAAGCCGTGTGTCTCATCCTATGGAGCAGACCAGTTTGATGATGCTGATGAAACTGAGAAGAACTTCAAAAGCTCTTTCTTCAATTGGTTCTACTTCAGTATCAACATTGGGGCACTTGTTGCTTCATCTTTTCTGGTCTATATACAATTACATGTCGGGTGGGGATGGGGGTTTGGTATACCTGCTGCAGCTATGGCGATAGCTGTGGTCTCCTTCTTTTCAGGTACACGAATCTACCGTTATCAGATACCAGGAGGCAGTCCCTTGACTCGCCTATGCCAGGTCTTGGTGGCATCTCTGAGAAAATATAACGTTCCACTGCCTGCTGACAAATCTCAACTCTACGAGGTTGCAGATGAGACAAGTGCTATTGTAGGCAGTCGCAAGCTTGAACACACAAAAGCCTTCAG TTTCTTTGACAAGGCAGCGGTGGAGACAGAATCCGATCGCACAAATGAATCAAAAGTAAGCGCTTGGAGACTTTGCACTGTGACACAAGTGGAGGAGCTAAAATCAATCTTAAGATTGCTACCTGTTTGGGCCACTGGCATTATCGTTAGCGCTGTTTACAGCCAAATGGGGAACTTATTTGTGTTGCAAGCCGAGGTCATGGATACACATTTAGGAAGCACTAGATTCAAGATCCCAGAAGCATCCCTTAGTGTTTTCGACACTCTCAGTGTCATTGTCTGGGTTCCAATTTATGACAAAATAATCACCCCCTTTGCCAGAAAAATTACTGGTCAGAAAAATGGCTTGACGCAGCTGCAGAGAATGGGCATTGGAATGGTCATATCAATTCTCGCCATGGTATCTGCGGCTGTTTTAGAGATTGTTAGGCTTGGAATAGTGAGGAGACACAACCTGTATGATGCAAAGCTGATACCAATTTCAGTATTCTGGCAGGTTCCTCAATACTTCATAATAGGCTGTGCAGAAGTTTTCATATTCATTGGACAACTGGAGTTTTTCTATGAACAAGCACCTGATTCCATAAGAAGCTTGTGCGCTGCTCTATCGCTCACCACCGGATCACTTGGTAGCTATTTGAGTTCTTTGTTAGTGCAAATTGTCACAAAAGCCAGCACCAGGGGTGGAAAACCAGGATGGATAGCGGACAACTTgaatcatggccatctcgattaCTTCTTCTGGCTCCTAGCTGGGCTCGGGGTGCTAAATTTTGGAGTTTTTCTTGCGGTTGCCCAAAGGTACACATACAAAAAGGCGGTCGGAACTAAACTATCCGCTGATAAATGA